The Bacteroidota bacterium genome window below encodes:
- a CDS encoding T9SS type A sorting domain-containing protein, with protein sequence MFKLILNCFAVLFISASSLSAQWVQSTGIPQSHVVYSIIQCSGKLFAATGVVNLEYGAILSSTDNGVSWGNVDVNQPNLSAVMCLVVKGTYIFAGTYRDGLLISSNAGNNWIRTDVTTAGSIFQITICGNNIVCYTTGNGPSRISTDNGATWNTVSENVLKYVNSFLTIGNTFYAGAEKGLAFSIDDGLTWSLAANNGIPFDGNGQKLIYSLVSHDGKIFANCQQKIFYTTDNGNNWIATNISLSNFGRVYSMISYNGKIFGSMYGLSDTARGVITTTNNGINWSNLNTGMPGPPSVRSLFINNEFLLAGTYSGTIYRMPLSAVTGLNNSPEIVKHFSLQQNYPNPFNPETKINFVINKKDLVSLKVYGSDGKLVFSLVNKEVEVGNYSFTFSGENLPSGIYFYELKAGAISDTKKMILVK encoded by the coding sequence ATGTTTAAATTAATTCTAAATTGTTTTGCTGTTTTGTTTATATCAGCTTCTTCTCTGTCAGCTCAATGGGTACAGTCCACAGGAATTCCTCAAAGTCATGTCGTCTATTCCATTATACAATGCAGCGGAAAATTATTTGCAGCTACGGGAGTAGTTAATCTGGAATATGGAGCTATACTTTCTTCAACGGATAACGGAGTAAGCTGGGGCAATGTAGATGTAAATCAACCCAATTTATCGGCAGTTATGTGCCTGGTAGTAAAAGGTACCTACATTTTTGCCGGAACCTACAGAGACGGCTTGCTCATCTCAAGCAATGCAGGTAATAACTGGATAAGAACAGATGTAACTACAGCCGGTTCAATTTTTCAAATAACTATTTGCGGTAACAATATCGTTTGCTATACAACAGGCAACGGACCTTCAAGAATATCAACTGATAATGGTGCTACATGGAATACTGTGAGTGAAAATGTTCTGAAATATGTTAATAGTTTTTTAACTATAGGAAACACTTTTTATGCCGGAGCAGAAAAAGGTTTAGCATTTTCTATAGATGACGGACTAACCTGGTCACTCGCAGCAAACAATGGAATACCATTCGATGGAAACGGTCAGAAGCTTATATATAGTCTTGTTTCACATGACGGCAAAATTTTTGCAAACTGTCAGCAAAAAATCTTTTATACAACCGATAACGGGAATAACTGGATAGCTACTAATATTTCACTTAGTAACTTCGGAAGAGTGTATTCAATGATTTCTTATAACGGAAAAATATTCGGTTCGATGTACGGACTCAGCGATACTGCGCGCGGAGTGATAACTACAACTAATAATGGTATAAACTGGTCAAATTTAAATACCGGAATGCCGGGTCCTCCGAGCGTTCGCTCATTATTTATAAATAATGAGTTTTTGCTGGCGGGAACTTATTCAGGTACAATCTATAGAATGCCGTTATCTGCTGTAACCGGATTAAATAATTCACCGGAAATTGTAAAACATTTTTCTTTGCAGCAAAACTATCCGAATCCCTTTAATCCCGAGACGAAAATAAATTTTGTAATTAATAAAAAAGATCTTGTAAGTTTAAAAGTTTATGGCAGTGATGGGAAGTTAGTTTTTTCATTGGTGAATAAAGAAGTAGAGGTGGGAAATTATTCGTTTACATTCAGTGGAGAAAATCTTCCTTCGGGAATATATTTTTATGAACTGAAAGCGGGAGCAATATCCGATACGAAGAAAATGATATTGGTGAAATAA
- a CDS encoding alanine racemase, which translates to MKITVPTLLVDKQKCLANIKFMSDKAKKNNLIFRPHFKTHQAIEIGKWYREFGVDKITVSSLRMAEYFANAFWRDITVAFPVNILEINRINSLAEKINLNLLITEIDSVKFINENLKHPVGFFIKIDTGTHRAGIDPKDKNLIDEILKEKNDALIFKGFLAHSGHTYKAKSVEEVRKIHEEGLSILTELKKSYLKDYPDMLISIGDTPSCSLMKNFKGADEIRPGNFAFYDLQQWSNGVCDIEQIAVAVACPVVAKNEGRREILIYGGGIHFSKDSFVMENGTTAFGYVVNLNDTGWDAPDKKSYVSSLSQEHGIIKASDELFEETKIGDVLGILPSHSCMTAECMKKMFTLSGEEIDMMKY; encoded by the coding sequence ATGAAAATCACTGTTCCGACTTTATTAGTTGATAAACAGAAATGTTTAGCAAATATTAAGTTCATGTCAGATAAGGCGAAGAAGAATAATTTAATTTTTCGCCCTCACTTCAAAACACATCAGGCAATTGAAATAGGTAAATGGTACAGGGAATTTGGAGTTGATAAAATCACGGTCTCTTCACTCAGAATGGCAGAGTATTTTGCAAATGCCTTCTGGCGCGATATTACGGTAGCGTTTCCTGTCAACATCCTTGAGATAAACAGAATAAATTCATTGGCAGAAAAAATAAATCTGAATTTATTAATTACGGAAATTGATTCAGTAAAATTTATAAACGAAAATCTTAAGCACCCAGTTGGATTTTTTATAAAGATTGATACGGGTACTCACAGAGCAGGAATTGACCCGAAGGATAAAAATTTAATTGACGAAATTTTAAAAGAGAAAAACGATGCGTTAATTTTCAAAGGATTTCTTGCTCATTCGGGACATACATATAAAGCTAAGTCAGTCGAAGAGGTAAGAAAAATTCATGAAGAAGGTTTATCAATTTTAACTGAATTGAAAAAATCTTACTTAAAAGATTATCCTGATATGTTAATTTCCATTGGAGATACACCTTCGTGCAGTTTAATGAAAAATTTTAAAGGAGCGGATGAAATTCGCCCGGGGAATTTTGCATTCTATGATTTGCAGCAGTGGAGTAACGGAGTCTGTGATATAGAACAAATTGCAGTAGCAGTGGCTTGTCCGGTAGTTGCTAAAAATGAAGGGAGAAGAGAAATTTTAATTTACGGCGGCGGAATACATTTCTCAAAGGATTCTTTCGTTATGGAGAATGGAACAACTGCTTTTGGTTATGTTGTAAATCTTAATGATACCGGATGGGACGCTCCCGATAAAAAGAGTTATGTAAGCTCACTCTCACAGGAGCACGGAATTATAAAGGCTTCCGATGAATTATTTGAGGAAACAAAAATCGGTGATGTACTCGGAATTCTGCCTTCGCACTCATGCATGACTGCCGAATGCATGAAGAAAATGTTTACTCTCTCCGGCGAAGAAATTGATATGATGAAATATTAA
- a CDS encoding DUF971 domain-containing protein — protein MFPKKINKTENNSLQVTWGDDSVSEITLKNLRDECPCVHCKGESVIFDTYIPLKAPFKAAGFYEIDKIEKIGNYGVQVTWKDGHNTGIYSWEMLKELGNESKITK, from the coding sequence CTGTTTCCGAAAAAGATAAACAAAACCGAAAACAATTCTTTACAGGTTACATGGGGCGATGATTCGGTTTCAGAAATTACTCTCAAAAATTTAAGAGATGAATGTCCCTGCGTTCACTGCAAGGGTGAATCAGTTATATTCGATACATACATTCCGTTGAAGGCTCCGTTCAAAGCAGCGGGATTTTATGAAATTGATAAAATTGAAAAAATCGGAAACTATGGAGTGCAGGTCACGTGGAAGGACGGACACAACACCGGAATTTATTCATGGGAGATGCTGAAAGAGCTCGGCAATGAAAGTAAAATAACGAAATGA